atttcgAGTGGATGAAGGTTTGCTGTTTGAGGTTTTGGTATGTTTTGGGGATTTTTTTGCGTATGAGCTTGCGTTTGTATCAAGGGTATCCTTGATCTGTGACGCTGAATACGTCTTGGAAGTAAATGGTGTCAGCCCCACAACAAAGATTCTACTAGTTAACTTCAACTGCACTTTTCCGAATTtcacaaaaaattcaaagcgtttctatataattaattaattattgtagatattgttatttatgCAATAAAAATGCTGTCCCCACACGTGCTATCAAATCCGTCAACTTCCAcgaatttttaaatttctTCGCATTATCACAGCCACTCTCAAACCATTATGAAATACTACTTTCAGTGTAAATTCTAAAATTAGTGTACCCCCTTTAGTTTTGTATACGAATTGCTTATCCCATAACTGTTTATGTTGGGCTGCACTCTAGGTTAGGTTCACTCACccatatttatattgaaTGGGCAGGATAGTCGCTGTTGTCGGCTATGGTCTATGGTGATATTTGACCAATGGATCTTGATGAACCGTTAGTTTTAGCTAATTTAGGAACACTAATGACTCTGGTGATGTGGTTCGTAAGGTTgacaatttggaatattGTCTGCTGAATCTTATAGCACAAGACATCACACCAATCGAGGATTTGGATCAGTTGCATAGTATTTCAGAgaataatgtacaattgtTCATAGACCGCCTTTTTGCGCTGCAAAAATCGTCCGACTCGGACGGAGTTTATGTAAAACTCCCTGCTAAACCGGTATTCCAATTTCCAAGAGTAACACCGGTAAGGATACTTGTTAATGTAGCTTCCTAAACCTAAACCTAAAACTAGATGGCAAATGTTTGCAGGTAATTACTAACTGAGTGTAGAATCAAAAGGGATAAAGAAGCTGAAGCGTAGTCGTTTGGTTTGGGACGAGTCGGTGAAGGATTGGGTCCCGCGCTGGGGTTACAAATCTTTTAAAAAAGGACTAATGGCTAATCCGCCCATTTACGAGATTAAAGAGACACAAGGTAAACccacaattaatttaagaCGACACTACGAATATGTTTGAGGTAGAAACTAAGAAAAGAAAACTAGCCAAGCTTAAGAATAAATATCGTGAATTGAGAAACAAAATGGAAGCTAATGGCCAAAAATTCGGCGTTGCCAAAGACGAAGACACGATAAATCCTGCAAATCCAGAGTTATTACAGGGGAAGAAGGGCAAAAACGGTAGAACTGgtatacaaaaaatactaTCTATTTCTCAAAAATCTGATCGTTCCTGCGGTAAACATTCAAACAAAGTTAAAGGGGAAAAGGTGGTTAGGAGTAGGGCACTGGGTAAACCAAAAGTACAATCTTTGCAAAACGAATATTCCAACTATAATAAGATAATCTCAAAAGTCTTAAAGCAACAGacttaataaatatatcgaGGTTGAATGCAGCTTTTTCAATTTTCAGTGACGCAA
The DNA window shown above is from Babesia microti strain RI chromosome III, complete genome and carries:
- a CDS encoding RRS1, regulator of ribosome biosynthesis (overlaps_old_locusTagID:BBM_III00725) → MDLDEPNTNDSGDVVRKVDNLEYCLLNLIAQDITPIEDLDQLHSISENNVQLFIDRLFALQKSSDSDGVYVKLPAKPVFQFPRVTPLPKPKPKTRWQMFAESKGIKKLKRSRLVWDESVKDWVPRWGYKSFKKGLMANPPIYEIKETQDDTTNMFEVETKKRKLAKLKNKYRELRNKMEANGQKFGVAKDEDTINPANPELLQGKKGKNGRTGIQKILSISQKSDRSCGKHSNKVKGEKVVRSRALGKPKVQSLQNEYSNYNKIISKVLKQQT